The Macaca nemestrina isolate mMacNem1 chromosome 12, mMacNem.hap1, whole genome shotgun sequence genome contains a region encoding:
- the LOC105469561 gene encoding ubiquitin-like FUBI-ribosomal protein eS30 fusion protein: MQLFVRAQELHTLEVTGQETVAQIKAHVASLEGIAPEDQVVLLAGTPLEDEATLGQCGVEALTTLEVAGRMLGGKVHGSLARAGKVRGQTPKVAKQEKKKKKTGRAKRRMQYNRRFVNVVPTFGKKKGPNANS; encoded by the exons ATGCAGCTTTTTGTCCGCGCCCAGGAGCTACACACCCTCGAGGTGACCGGCCAGGAAACGGTCGCCCAAATCAAG GCTCATGTAGCTTCACTGGAGGGCATTGCCCCTGAAGATCAAGTCGTGCTCCTGGCAGGCACCCCCTTGGAGGATGAGGCCACTTTGGGCCAGTGCGGGGTGGAGGCCCTGACTACCCTGGAAGTAGCAGGCCGCATGCTTGGAG GTAAAGTCCATGGTTCCCTGGCCCGTGCTGGGAAAGTGAGAGGTCAGACTCCTAAG GTGGCCAaacaggagaagaagaagaagaagaccgGTCGGGCTAAGCGCCGGATGCAGTACAACCGGCGCTTTGTCAACGTTGTGCCCACCTTTGGCAAGAAGAAGGGCCCCAATGCCAATTCTTAA
- the LOC105469556 gene encoding zinc finger HIT domain-containing protein 2 — MEPVGPCGFCPAGEAQPARYTCPRCNAPYCSLRCYRTHGTCAENFYRDQVLGELRGRSASPSRLARALRRLRQQRDTEDEPGETGLSPGPAPGGLSGLWERLAPAEKTAFERLLSRGEAGRLLPPWRPWWWKRGAGPWRLLEELDDVPGSDAAGLEPALARTPPESMKDAFAAELAAAELVLGDVPGACTPAIPTRIPTLVSLSRGPVSPLVRFQLPNVLFAYAHTLALYHGGDDALLSDFCATLLGVSGALGGQQVFASAEEALQAAAHVLEAGEHSPGPLGTRGAMHEVARILLGEGPTNQKGYTLAALGDLAKTLGRARKQAVLREERDHLYRARKKCQFLLAWTNENEAALTPLALDCARAHQAHAVAAEEVAALTGELERLWGGPVPPAPRTLIEELPG; from the coding sequence ATGGAGCCGGTCGGGCCTTGTGGTTTCTGCCCGGCGGGGGAGGCCCAGCCCGCGCGTTACACCTGCCCTCGCTGTAATGCGCCCTATTGCTCGCTGCGCTGCTACCGGACGCATGGCACCTGCGCAGAAAACTTCTACCGTGACCAGGTGCTGGGAGAGCTCCGCGGCCGCAGCGCCTCGCCCAGCCGCCTGGCAAGGGCCCTACGCCGGCTGCGTCAGCAACGCGATACCGAGGACGAGCCTGGGGAAACAGGCCTTAGCCCCGGCCCGGCGCCCGGCGGCCTCTCGGGACTGTGGGAGCGGCTGGCGCCGGCCGAAAAAACTGCCTTCGAGCGGCTGCTGAGCCGTGGTGAGGCCGGGCGGCTGCTGCCTCCATGGCGGCCGTGGTGGTGGAAGCGCGGAGCCGGACCGTGGCGGCTTCTGGAGGAGCTGGATGATGTCCCGGGCAGTGATGCCGCGGGGCTGGAGCCCGCCCTTGCGAGGACCCCGCCGGAATCTATGAAAGATGCCTTCGCCGCGGAGCTCGCGGCTGCCGAGCTGGTTCTTGGAGATGTCCCAGGGGCCTGCACGCCCGCCATACCCACCCGCATCCCCACGCTGGTCAGCCTGAGCCGCGGCCCAGTCTCGCCGCTCGTGCGCTTCCAGCTGCCCAATGTGCTGTTCGCCTACGCGCATACTCTCGCCCTGTATCACGGCGGTGACGACGCACTGCTGTCTGACTTCTGTGCTACACTGCTCGGCGTTTCCGGAGCCCTGGGTGGCCAGCAAGTCTTCGCCTCTGCGGAAGAAGCCCTGCAGGCCGCAGCCCACGTGCTGGAAGCAGGCGAACACTCGCCTGGGCCCCTGGGCACACGAGGGGCTATGCACGAGGTCGCTCGCATCCTGCTGGGTGAGGGCCCGACCAACCAGAAAGGCTACACGCTGGCAGCACTGGGAGACCTGGCAAAGACCCTGGGCCGTGCCCGGAAACAGGCTGTGCTTAGAGAAGAGCGAGATCATCTTTACCGGGCCCGGAAAAAGTGCCAATTCCTCCTGGCCTGGACCAATGAAAATGAGGCGGCCCTCACACCCCTGGCTCTAGATTGCGCCAGGGCTCACCAAGCCCATGCTGTGGCAGCCGAGGAGGTGGCCGCCCTCACTGGGGAGCTGGAGCGGCTTTGGGGAGGCCCCGTGCCACCTGCCCCAAGGACTCTCATTGAGGAGCTCCCTGGCTGA
- the LOC105469557 gene encoding delta(14)-sterol reductase TM7SF2, protein MAPPEGSRAPLEFGGPLGAAALLLLLPATMFHLLLAARSGPARLLGPPASLPGLEALWSPRALLLWLAWLGLQAALYLLPARKVAEGQELKDKSRLRYPINGFQALVLTALLVGLGVSAGLPLGALPEMLLPLAFVATLTAFIFSLFLYMKAQVAPVSALAPGGISGNPIYDFFLGRELNPRICFFDFKYFCELRPGLIGWVLINLALLVKEAELRGSPSLAMWLVNGFQLLYVGDALWHEEAILTTMDITHDGFGFMLAFGDIAWVPFTYSLQAQFLLRHPQPLGLPMASAICLINAIGYYIFRGANSQKNTFRKNPSDPRVAGLETISTATGRKLLVSGWWGMVRHPNYLGDLIMALAWSLPCGVSHLLPYFYLLYFTALLVHREARDERQCLQKYGLAWQEYCRRVPYRIVPYIY, encoded by the exons ATGGCCCCTCCTGAGGGCTCCCGGGCCCCGCTGGAATTCGGAGGGCCCCTGG GCGCCGcggctctgctgctgctgctgcccgcCACCAtgttccacctgctcctggcGGCCCGTTCGGGCCCCGCGCGCCTGCTGGGTCCACCCGCGTCCCTGCCTGGGCTGGAGGCGCTGTGGAGCCCACGGGCGCTGCTGCTGTGGCTCGCCTGGCTCGGCCTGCAGGCGGCGCTCTACCTACTGCCGGCGCGCAAG GTGGCTGAGGGGCAGGAATTGAAGGACAAGAGTCGCCTGCGCTATCCGATTAACG GCTTCCAGGCCCTGGTGCTGACAGCCCTGTTGGTGGGGCTGGGGGTGTCAGCGGGGCTGCCTCTGGGGGCGCTCCCGGAAATGCTCCTGCCTTTGGCGTTTGTCGCCACCCTCACCGCTTTCATCTTCAGCCTCTTTCTCTACATGAAGGCGCAGGTAGCCCCAGTTTCGGCCCTGGCACCTGGGGGGATCTCAG GCAATCCGATTTACGACTTTTTTCTGGGACGGGAGCTCAACCCTCGTATCTGTTTCTTCGACTTCAAATATTTCTGTGAACTGCGACCTGGCCTCATCGGCTGG GTCCTCATCAACCTGGCCCTGTTGGTGAAGGAGGCAGAACTTCGGGGCAGTCCCTCACTGGCCATGTGGCTGGTTAATGGCTTCCAGTTACTCTATGTGGGTGATGCCCTCTGGCATGAG GAGGCCATCCTCACCACCATGGATATCACACATGACGGGTTTGGCTTCATGCTGGCATTTGGGGACATAGCCTGGGTGCCCTTCACCTACAGCCTGCAAGCCCAGTTCCTGCTGCGCCACCCGCAGCCCCTGGGGTTGCCCATGGCTTCCGCCATCTGCCTCATCAATG CTATTGGTTACTACATCTTCCGTGGGGCGAATTCCCAGAAAAACACTTTCCGAAAGAATCCTTCTGACCCCAGAGTGGCTG GGCTTGAGACCATCTCTACAGCCACAGGGCGGAAACTGCTGGTGTCTGGGTGGTGGGGTATGGTCCGCCATCCCAACTACCTTGGAGACCTCATCATGGCTCTGGCTTGGTCCTTGCCCTGTG GGGTGTCACACCTGCTGCCCTACTTCTACCTCCTCTACTTCACCGCGCTGCTGGTGCACCGTGAGGCCCGGGATGAGCGGCAGTGCCTGCAGAAGTATGGCCTGGCATGGCAGGAGTACTGCCGGCGTGTGCCTTACCGCATCGTGCCCTACATCTACTGA